A region from the Lolium perenne isolate Kyuss_39 chromosome 4, Kyuss_2.0, whole genome shotgun sequence genome encodes:
- the LOC127321176 gene encoding uncharacterized protein, which produces MAMAKAKSAALSVADKCRNILGASWEAHLNTIKADAKGSKGEIHTSRVHYMVQKGMPYLIVPENDMHNINIIIDERGSLSVSTPVPGRLATLLKSLNKFPSRVAMTGDVLRLDDTKVPVIAESLKKAILKEHKAASEASYGVSTVLSSAGATCRSRSEGLLSLLNEESSYNILKFEMGSCVFIDSSGSSHNMELDSFELPRADLLLPFSAKLIDGINRNDARRRALILFCFEYFDVTARDALLLSIDHHGFEVLAKVPATAILLDVSRPYHWKEFRFSFKEAVKDVEGFCNMLVELEQEALHSVKSYSGLG; this is translated from the exons ATGGCGATGGCGAAGGCCAAATCCGCCGCTCTCTCCGTCGCCGACAAGTGCCGG AACATCCTGGGCGCCAGCTGGGAAGCCCACCTCAACACCATCAAAGCCGACGCCAAGGGAAG CAAGGGGGAGATTCACACGTCGAGGGTGCACTACATGGTCCAGAAAGGCATGCCCTACTTGATCGTCCCCGAGAACGACATGCACAACATT AACATCATAATCGACGAGCGGGGGTCTCTCTCGGTGTCCACTCCAGTCCCAGGTCGCCTTGCCACCTTGCTCAAGTCACTCAACAAG ttcccttcccgggtcGCTATGACCGGCGATGTCCTGCGCTTGGACGATACAAAG GTTCCGGTTATAGCCGAAAGCCTGAAGAAGGCTATTCTGAAGGAACATAAGGCTGCCAGCGAAGCTAGTTATGGGGTTTCAACGGTACTGTCTTCCGCGGGCGCGACTTGTAGGTCACGCAGTGAAGGTCTCCTTAGCTTACTCAATGAAGAGAGCTCCTACAACATCTTGAAGTTTGAAATGGG CTCATGTGTCTTCATAGATTCATCTGGGAGCAGCCATAATATGGAGCTGGATAGTTTTGAACTACCAAGGGCCGATCTGCTAT TGCCATTTTCTGCGAAGCTGATTGATGGTATCAACCGGAATGACGCAAGACGGAGAGCACTCATACTTTTCTGTTTTGAGTATTTTGATGTGACTGCTCGA GATGCACTCTTGCTCTCCATTGATCACCACGGATTTGAGGTGCTCGCCAAGGTTCCTGCAACAGCTATTCTTCTTGATGTCTCTCGGCCCTACCACTGGAAAGAATTCAGGTTCTCATTCAAGGAAGCAGTTAAGGATGTTGAGGGCTTTTGCAACATGCTGGTCGAGTTAGAACAAGAAGCTCTGCATAGCGTAAAGAGCTATAGCGGATTAGGTTGA